One region of Arthrobacter sp. StoSoilB22 genomic DNA includes:
- a CDS encoding LuxR C-terminal-related transcriptional regulator — translation MKCVLDYVAKGLGVRIVGAPGSGRTSLLKRVVAKLEEDGATVYTMFAAPALAAVPFAGVLSLGLDLRSRTIGILGIVDLLSVQMARSGAHLIAIDDLENLDRESLAVVDVLRRRSNVPLITTMNDRPFQPRTSGYLGSIPEATVALAPLEYDQISKLITETLGHPAEVNVVATVLTKSGGNLRLAVRILQTSALSGRIILKDGQWCMNSPKLMNEHLNGTVEALLQGLRPEEVRALNKLSLLGPSPVDRLVATVGEDILDNLEYNGLISVIQGPEETLLAAVFPPIVDDYLRAHTLSSRRILQSAVTDHVIAGPGDLPTPAATDDMLSASISKVRGEMGSNHAAATRYFQQRRDAFEELCYQNWQRDRSLANAVAILKFYWGAPANPHRIQEVLLQTDSDGGELPELFLFSMSLAWWQFSHEKNLPGAIGTMQALSSKEPGLRHEAEGVIALLHASQSGIPGDRDEVIGDPPRRGPQSDILPTIKGMLELYELNPQRAQSAMDSAEGAHGCQPFESFIRGMAMLSSGREESALVMALECRERALQNVDQLAFVSQSYIAALSLLHHGLFDEAEYLMGRAFSLGKPGFIVEPLHVAMLRLSSLRDAVPATSLGMSAGSNAVDIGALPGFGTGLHDLAASRPASAKAFDERASRIIEKSLARGYVYEAMHTGLFALGLLPGPRVRGLLQKILEDRSMTAHHQLLTIADAAIAMDLPRLRHLLDTYVLDGDTFQVSMLLRGAEQRCQLSGEPAVASQIRRAAKDFVARFGVVGTLFDFRSEPPGSSLTMREIEVALVAGQQSNQDIAEQFGISIRTVESHISNALRKTDTTTRKQLADLIRNAPKPLTSGASDPSQV, via the coding sequence ATGAAATGTGTCCTGGACTACGTTGCCAAAGGTCTGGGTGTGAGAATCGTCGGGGCACCCGGCAGTGGCCGAACCAGTCTCCTTAAGAGAGTCGTTGCGAAACTGGAGGAAGACGGCGCCACTGTTTACACCATGTTCGCTGCTCCAGCGCTTGCTGCCGTGCCTTTTGCCGGCGTACTTTCCCTGGGCTTGGATCTTCGTTCCAGGACAATCGGAATTCTCGGCATCGTGGACCTTCTCTCGGTCCAGATGGCCAGGTCCGGGGCGCACCTGATAGCGATCGACGATCTCGAGAACCTGGACCGCGAGTCGTTGGCAGTAGTGGACGTGCTGCGAAGAAGGAGCAATGTCCCGCTGATTACCACCATGAATGATCGACCCTTTCAGCCCAGAACCTCCGGCTATTTGGGGAGCATTCCCGAAGCCACCGTCGCCCTGGCACCTCTGGAATACGACCAAATCAGCAAACTCATCACCGAAACCCTTGGGCATCCGGCGGAAGTGAATGTAGTTGCGACTGTTCTGACCAAATCCGGCGGCAATTTGCGGTTGGCGGTTCGCATCCTCCAGACCTCGGCCCTCAGCGGGCGCATCATTCTCAAGGACGGTCAGTGGTGCATGAACAGCCCCAAACTGATGAACGAACATCTCAACGGAACCGTGGAAGCCTTGCTCCAGGGTCTGCGGCCGGAGGAAGTCCGGGCTCTGAACAAGTTGTCGCTTCTGGGTCCCAGCCCTGTTGACCGATTGGTGGCAACTGTGGGTGAGGACATCCTCGATAACCTCGAATACAACGGGTTGATCTCTGTGATTCAAGGCCCGGAAGAAACCCTACTTGCTGCTGTCTTTCCGCCGATAGTGGATGACTACCTTCGTGCCCACACGCTAAGCTCGCGGAGAATTCTCCAGAGCGCAGTCACTGATCACGTCATTGCAGGGCCAGGCGATCTCCCCACTCCGGCAGCCACAGATGACATGTTGTCGGCTTCGATTTCCAAGGTGCGCGGAGAAATGGGCAGCAACCACGCGGCCGCCACGCGATACTTCCAGCAGCGGCGCGACGCCTTTGAAGAGTTGTGCTACCAAAACTGGCAACGTGATCGCAGCCTGGCCAATGCTGTCGCGATCCTCAAATTCTATTGGGGAGCGCCTGCCAACCCGCATCGAATCCAGGAAGTTTTGCTCCAAACCGACTCCGACGGCGGTGAATTACCAGAGCTCTTTTTGTTCAGTATGTCTTTGGCTTGGTGGCAGTTCTCACACGAGAAGAACCTGCCCGGCGCAATCGGGACAATGCAGGCTCTGTCTTCCAAAGAACCGGGCCTGCGGCATGAAGCCGAAGGGGTCATCGCACTCCTTCACGCATCACAGAGCGGCATCCCCGGCGATCGGGACGAGGTTATAGGTGATCCCCCCAGGCGCGGACCACAAAGCGACATTCTCCCCACAATCAAGGGAATGCTGGAGCTCTATGAGCTCAACCCACAGAGGGCGCAGAGCGCTATGGACTCCGCCGAGGGAGCACATGGCTGCCAGCCTTTCGAGTCATTTATCCGCGGTATGGCAATGCTCTCCAGCGGCCGCGAAGAATCGGCCCTCGTCATGGCTCTCGAGTGTCGGGAAAGGGCTTTGCAGAATGTCGATCAGTTAGCCTTCGTCAGCCAGAGTTACATCGCAGCGCTTTCCCTTCTTCATCACGGTCTGTTTGACGAAGCCGAATATCTCATGGGGCGCGCCTTTTCCTTGGGCAAGCCTGGGTTTATCGTGGAGCCGTTGCACGTGGCCATGCTGCGCCTCTCCTCACTTCGGGACGCGGTGCCAGCGACTTCCTTGGGGATGTCGGCGGGATCCAACGCAGTGGATATTGGTGCGCTACCTGGTTTCGGCACGGGTTTGCACGACCTCGCCGCAAGCCGCCCCGCGAGCGCCAAAGCCTTCGACGAGCGAGCCAGCCGCATCATCGAAAAGTCACTTGCCCGTGGTTATGTCTACGAAGCCATGCACACGGGGCTTTTCGCGCTGGGACTGCTCCCGGGCCCGCGAGTCCGGGGTCTCCTCCAAAAAATTCTGGAGGACCGCTCCATGACAGCACACCACCAGCTCCTAACCATTGCGGATGCCGCCATAGCGATGGATCTACCCCGACTACGCCATTTACTGGACACCTACGTCTTGGACGGAGACACGTTTCAAGTGTCCATGCTTCTTCGCGGAGCAGAGCAGAGGTGCCAACTCAGCGGGGAGCCTGCTGTTGCCAGCCAGATCAGAAGGGCAGCAAAGGATTTCGTTGCCCGTTTCGGTGTGGTGGGGACGTTGTTTGATTTCAGGTCCGAGCCTCCCGGCTCTTCCCTGACCATGAGGGAGATCGAAGTTGCCCTCGTCGCCGGGCAGCAGAGCAATCAGGACATCGCGGAGCAATTCGGCATCAGCATCCGGACTGTGGAGAGCCACATTTCCAACGCTCTGCGGAAGACCGATACCACCACTCGAAAACAACTGGCAGATCTCATTCGGAATGCACCCAAGCCCTTGACATCGGGCGCCAGTGACCCATCCCAAGTTTGA
- a CDS encoding response regulator transcription factor, with the protein MTHKTGVTELPQILVVSTHRQFTALIHWATNSLPAVSSGRVAVVDGTLPELEADVVDLVHDSYRVLVYGGLLHSSRVLRLMDLGVRGYVPETATLPVLLAAVRSIAADGTHLPFDPTTGRNHVPLTTAEEVAADAYFLTDEELPRIEVAKRLGIADSTLRNQLASVRRKLGIPPQASRAAVARRYRATVRPAAPSRQSIESRL; encoded by the coding sequence TTGACCCACAAGACAGGAGTCACGGAGTTGCCCCAGATACTTGTTGTCAGTACGCACCGGCAGTTCACGGCGCTGATCCATTGGGCCACTAACTCGTTGCCCGCCGTCTCTTCTGGTCGCGTGGCCGTGGTTGATGGAACGTTACCGGAGCTTGAAGCCGATGTGGTGGACCTGGTCCATGACAGCTACAGGGTGCTTGTCTACGGCGGTCTGCTCCACAGCTCGCGCGTCCTACGCCTGATGGATCTCGGCGTACGGGGCTACGTACCGGAAACAGCCACGCTGCCCGTCCTGCTTGCCGCGGTCAGGAGCATCGCCGCCGACGGAACACATTTGCCGTTTGATCCCACCACCGGCCGAAATCACGTCCCCCTAACGACTGCTGAGGAAGTGGCGGCCGATGCTTACTTCCTCACTGATGAGGAACTGCCGCGGATTGAAGTAGCGAAGCGACTGGGAATTGCCGACTCGACTCTCCGTAACCAACTGGCCTCGGTTCGACGAAAACTCGGAATCCCCCCGCAGGCCAGCCGCGCAGCAGTAGCCCGACGGTACCGCGCTACCGTGCGGCCGGCGGCACCGTCGAGGCAATCGATTGAGAGCCGCCTCTAG
- a CDS encoding UDP-glucose/GDP-mannose dehydrogenase family protein gives MRITVIGTGYLGATHAACMAELGFEVLGLDIDPARVGSLSEGLLPFHEPGLPELLRKHVKSGRLRFTTSYQEVGAWGDVHFIGVGTPQRPGEGAADMSFVDAATISLARNITRDALIVGKSTVPVGTTRRLKTLVRDNKRPGVTVNVAWNPEFLREGFAVVDTLTPDRLVIGVESPEDESVLRQVYATALGEGVPLISTDFETAELVKVAANAFLATKISFINAFSEVTEVIGGDIRTLADAIGLDARIGRRFLNAGIGFGGGCLPKDIRALQARAAELGLDRSMRFLDEMDGINLRRRERAVELARVMLGSIPHSRIAILGVAFKPNSDDVRDSPALDIANRLFDEGAEVSIYDPAGNLNASRRSPQHNYVPSTEDAVRNADLILLLTEWDEFKALTPEVLSAQTGTRKIIDGRNILKVREWEDSGWSLGSLGRRYEANMATEDQPKPQLHMSSGPSA, from the coding sequence ATGCGAATCACCGTCATAGGCACCGGATATCTGGGTGCCACCCATGCCGCCTGTATGGCCGAACTTGGCTTTGAGGTGCTTGGTCTCGATATTGACCCCGCAAGGGTCGGGTCGCTTTCAGAGGGACTGTTGCCGTTCCATGAACCCGGCCTGCCCGAACTTCTTCGGAAGCATGTGAAGAGCGGACGCCTTCGCTTCACCACTTCTTATCAGGAAGTAGGAGCGTGGGGCGATGTTCACTTCATTGGCGTGGGAACTCCCCAGCGCCCCGGAGAAGGTGCTGCCGACATGTCATTCGTGGATGCGGCAACCATCTCCCTCGCCCGAAACATCACCAGGGACGCCCTTATTGTGGGAAAGTCGACAGTTCCGGTGGGAACCACGAGGCGGCTGAAGACCCTTGTTCGTGACAACAAACGCCCCGGCGTCACAGTGAACGTTGCGTGGAATCCGGAATTCCTCAGGGAAGGCTTCGCAGTAGTAGATACTTTGACCCCGGACAGGCTGGTTATTGGTGTGGAATCGCCTGAGGACGAGTCAGTGTTGCGGCAGGTTTATGCGACCGCCCTCGGGGAAGGCGTGCCCTTGATCAGCACCGACTTTGAGACTGCAGAGCTGGTCAAGGTAGCTGCAAATGCTTTCCTCGCTACAAAAATATCCTTCATCAATGCCTTCTCTGAGGTAACAGAGGTCATTGGGGGAGATATTCGAACGCTTGCGGATGCCATTGGCCTCGACGCGCGTATCGGGCGGCGTTTCCTCAACGCCGGCATTGGGTTCGGTGGCGGATGCTTGCCTAAGGACATACGCGCACTTCAGGCACGCGCAGCTGAACTCGGCTTGGATCGAAGCATGCGATTCCTCGACGAGATGGACGGCATCAATTTGAGGCGTCGAGAGCGCGCTGTTGAGTTGGCCCGCGTGATGCTCGGTTCGATTCCCCACAGCAGGATCGCCATCCTTGGTGTTGCGTTCAAGCCCAACAGCGACGACGTCCGGGACTCGCCGGCCCTGGACATCGCCAATAGGCTCTTCGACGAGGGTGCGGAGGTATCGATCTATGACCCGGCAGGCAACCTCAACGCCTCCCGGCGATCGCCTCAGCATAATTACGTACCCTCCACAGAAGATGCCGTCAGGAACGCAGATCTTATCCTTCTTCTTACCGAGTGGGACGAGTTCAAAGCCCTGACGCCGGAGGTTCTTTCCGCGCAAACGGGGACACGGAAGATCATTGACGGACGGAACATACTCAAGGTCCGGGAATGGGAAGATTCCGGCTGGTCGCTTGGTTCGCTCGGTCGCCGCTACGAGGCGAACATGGCGACAGAAGACCAACCAAAGCCGCAACTCCACATGAGTTCCGGCCCCTCCGCCTAG
- a CDS encoding nucleotidyltransferase family protein: MSPSTSAAPAPVEVLRITESILLSAAVVSHVAAECNIRVLLIKGPAATKVGARPVRPSLDLDILLHRSDLKALLKALEQRGWAARIPEVSEAFPDHSTTLINPGWPSDIDVHWRFPGFYEDESEVFEHLWAARQSIELGGRPAWTLSRNDALLVTLLHALRSPAKGVLHDDVAFCLQEIRQSPQAHYDRALELGAIGPLGPLFAELPETRAFDLGEPPFDWVLRTTAQRSATLRLFHLMEIPWSRKPAALWQALVPSRESISWHDLDLRDMNHWQQTSFRFRRLWRSLTEGVQTLREVREIRARIQK; encoded by the coding sequence ATGAGCCCGTCAACCTCGGCAGCACCAGCACCGGTGGAAGTTCTCAGGATCACTGAGTCGATCCTGCTCTCTGCCGCAGTGGTTTCCCATGTCGCGGCGGAATGCAACATCCGGGTGCTGCTGATCAAGGGTCCAGCAGCGACCAAAGTGGGGGCACGTCCCGTAAGACCATCCCTGGACCTGGACATTCTGCTCCATCGCTCGGACCTGAAGGCTCTGTTAAAGGCACTTGAGCAACGGGGGTGGGCGGCCAGAATCCCTGAAGTCTCCGAGGCGTTCCCTGATCACTCAACGACGCTCATCAACCCGGGGTGGCCCTCCGACATCGACGTCCACTGGAGGTTTCCCGGATTTTACGAGGATGAGTCTGAGGTTTTCGAACACCTTTGGGCTGCCAGGCAAAGCATCGAGCTGGGTGGTCGTCCCGCCTGGACGCTTTCGCGCAACGACGCCCTCCTGGTAACCCTCCTGCACGCCCTGCGAAGTCCGGCAAAGGGGGTCCTCCACGACGACGTCGCATTTTGCCTCCAGGAGATAAGGCAGTCCCCGCAGGCGCACTATGACAGGGCACTGGAACTCGGGGCAATAGGACCTCTGGGGCCGTTGTTTGCGGAGTTGCCGGAAACGCGGGCCTTTGACCTTGGTGAGCCGCCCTTTGATTGGGTACTTCGGACGACGGCGCAAAGGTCTGCCACTCTCCGTCTCTTCCACCTCATGGAGATTCCGTGGTCCAGGAAGCCGGCAGCGCTGTGGCAGGCGTTGGTTCCCTCCCGGGAGTCCATTAGCTGGCATGACCTGGACCTTCGCGACATGAACCATTGGCAGCAAACCTCGTTCAGGTTTCGCCGACTATGGCGGAGTTTGACCGAGGGCGTCCAGACCCTGCGGGAAGTCCGCGAAATCCGCGCCCGCATCCAGAAATAG
- a CDS encoding GDP-L-fucose synthase, which translates to MTAFTPGRLDRSSPFYVAGHGGLVGSALWRKLSAEGFTKRIGRTSKELDLKDRTAVFAFFEKERPRYVALAAAKVGGILANKTYPVDFLTENIRIQVNVMDAALEYGVERLLFLGSSCIYPKLAPQPLKEEYLLTGPLEETNEAYAIAKISGIMHVQAVRRQYGLPWISAMPTNLYGPGDNFSPHGSHVLPALIRRMDEARARGDESVTNWGTGEPRREFLHVDDLAAACLHLLENYDGPEHVNVGVGADLTIKELAGLVAAVVGYEGALEWDATKPDGTPRKLMDVEKLESLGWAAGISLKDGLESTYAWFNENRNGLRD; encoded by the coding sequence ATGACGGCCTTTACCCCCGGACGGCTTGATCGATCCTCCCCTTTCTATGTTGCAGGGCACGGAGGCTTGGTGGGATCCGCCCTGTGGCGGAAACTTTCGGCTGAAGGCTTCACGAAGAGGATCGGGCGGACATCCAAGGAACTGGACCTCAAGGACCGCACTGCCGTATTCGCGTTCTTTGAGAAGGAGAGGCCACGATACGTGGCCTTGGCGGCAGCCAAAGTTGGCGGCATCCTTGCGAACAAGACGTACCCGGTGGATTTCCTCACTGAGAACATTCGGATTCAAGTAAATGTCATGGATGCAGCCCTGGAATATGGGGTGGAACGGCTGCTGTTCTTGGGCTCATCCTGCATCTACCCCAAGCTGGCACCCCAGCCCCTCAAGGAAGAGTACCTACTAACAGGGCCGTTGGAGGAAACCAACGAAGCGTACGCCATAGCCAAAATCTCCGGAATAATGCACGTCCAAGCTGTACGTCGGCAGTACGGTCTACCGTGGATTTCGGCCATGCCCACCAACCTGTACGGTCCTGGAGACAACTTTTCGCCACATGGTTCCCATGTCTTACCGGCCCTTATTCGTCGGATGGACGAGGCCCGGGCTCGGGGCGATGAGTCGGTGACAAACTGGGGAACGGGCGAACCGCGCCGCGAATTTCTTCACGTCGACGATTTGGCTGCTGCCTGCCTGCACCTGCTGGAAAACTACGACGGTCCGGAACACGTCAACGTCGGTGTCGGGGCGGACCTGACCATTAAGGAGCTCGCCGGCTTGGTTGCCGCCGTCGTCGGTTATGAGGGCGCCCTTGAATGGGACGCGACGAAACCCGACGGCACGCCCCGCAAGCTGATGGACGTGGAGAAGCTGGAGTCGCTCGGATGGGCCGCGGGCATCTCCTTGAAGGATGGGCTCGAGTCCACCTACGCCTGGTTCAACGAGAACCGAAACGGCCTCAGGGACTAG
- the gmd gene encoding GDP-mannose 4,6-dehydratase, with amino-acid sequence MAKKALITGITGQDGSYLAELLLSKGYEVHGLIRRSSTFNTSRIDHLYVDPHNSKARLFLHYGDLSDGARLVTLLADIRPDEVYNLGAQSHVRVSFDEPEHTGNTTGIGTTRLLEAVRMAGIETRFYQASSSEMFGATPPPQDEATPFYPRSPYGAAKVYSYWMTKNYREAYGMFAVNGILFNHESPRRGETFVTRKITRAVAAIKAGKQSELYMGNLQAVRDWGYAAEYVEGMWRMLQVDEPDDYVLATNEGYTVKDFLETAFEHAGLKWEDYVRFDERYLRPTEVEALIGDYSKAKEKLDWEPTVRTPELARLMVDADIEALQHGGNPWIDAVDLQSWKALAR; translated from the coding sequence TTGGCCAAGAAAGCGCTAATAACAGGAATTACGGGGCAGGACGGCTCTTATCTCGCCGAACTCCTGCTCTCTAAAGGCTATGAGGTGCACGGATTGATCCGCCGCTCTTCAACCTTTAATACGTCCCGGATCGACCACCTTTACGTGGATCCGCATAACAGCAAAGCACGCCTCTTCCTCCATTACGGTGACCTTTCCGATGGCGCCCGGCTGGTGACTTTACTGGCTGATATCCGTCCTGACGAGGTCTATAACCTGGGCGCCCAGTCCCATGTGCGGGTTTCTTTCGACGAACCGGAGCACACCGGCAACACCACTGGAATTGGTACAACCCGGCTTCTGGAGGCCGTGCGCATGGCCGGAATCGAAACCCGCTTCTACCAGGCATCCTCGTCCGAGATGTTCGGCGCTACCCCGCCGCCGCAGGACGAGGCCACTCCTTTTTATCCGCGTTCTCCTTATGGCGCGGCCAAGGTTTACAGCTACTGGATGACGAAGAACTACCGGGAAGCTTATGGGATGTTTGCCGTCAACGGCATCCTGTTCAACCATGAATCACCACGCCGTGGAGAGACATTCGTTACGCGCAAAATTACGCGTGCCGTGGCAGCCATCAAGGCAGGTAAACAGTCCGAGTTGTACATGGGCAACCTTCAAGCTGTTCGCGACTGGGGGTATGCCGCGGAGTACGTCGAGGGCATGTGGCGCATGCTTCAGGTAGACGAGCCCGATGACTATGTGCTGGCCACCAATGAGGGCTATACGGTCAAGGACTTTCTTGAGACCGCGTTTGAACATGCTGGTTTGAAATGGGAAGACTACGTTCGCTTTGATGAACGTTACCTTCGTCCTACAGAGGTTGAAGCGCTCATTGGCGACTACTCCAAAGCCAAGGAGAAGTTGGATTGGGAACCGACTGTCAGGACGCCGGAGCTGGCCCGCCTCATGGTGGACGCCGACATTGAAGCTTTGCAGCACGGAGGAAACCCGTGGATCGATGCCGTGGATCTGCAGTCCTGGAAGGCACTCGCCCGATGA
- a CDS encoding glycosyltransferase family 4 protein, whose protein sequence is MKALIVGLNYAPEPSGNAPYTTKLSQGLARRGVSVKVLTGYPHYPEWKIADGYTGLSMEENLAGVPVKRLRSSVPRRPNGLSRLLMEITFGVRTVLERWDRPDVVLVVSPALFSAAFAIVRARIFRVPVGIWVQDLYSKGMEETGDSRSPLASIMKRLEAAIFSSADGVSVIHERFRDHVVNDLRVPAHRVRVIRNWTHVQHHHSFDRATARKRFGWAATDFVALHAGNMGVKQGLENVIDTARLAGRSGSDVRFVLLGNGNQRRTLESKGMGIDRLQFLEPLPDRDYSEALRSADVLLVNERPGVKEMSVPSKLTSYFVTGLPIIAATEAGSATAHELLAAGAGIRAECGSPGDLVAAIERLRKDPETAKDFGAAGRQYSDRVLTEEVAVESYVEWLSDLASRKRLR, encoded by the coding sequence ATGAAAGCGCTGATTGTGGGTCTGAACTATGCCCCGGAACCCAGCGGAAACGCTCCGTACACCACCAAACTCTCCCAAGGGCTGGCGAGGCGCGGGGTGTCCGTCAAAGTGCTGACAGGCTACCCCCACTACCCCGAATGGAAGATCGCCGACGGCTATACCGGCCTCTCCATGGAAGAGAATTTGGCCGGCGTGCCTGTTAAGCGACTACGGTCCAGCGTCCCTAGACGACCCAACGGACTGAGCCGCCTCCTCATGGAGATTACGTTCGGAGTCCGCACCGTGCTTGAGCGTTGGGACCGCCCGGATGTGGTCCTCGTAGTCAGCCCTGCCCTTTTCTCCGCGGCTTTCGCTATTGTTCGGGCACGCATTTTTCGTGTCCCGGTTGGCATCTGGGTCCAGGACCTCTACAGCAAGGGCATGGAAGAAACGGGCGATTCGCGTTCCCCGCTGGCTTCCATCATGAAGCGCCTCGAAGCCGCGATCTTCAGCTCCGCGGACGGAGTCAGTGTGATTCACGAACGTTTCCGCGATCACGTCGTCAATGACCTGAGGGTGCCCGCCCACCGTGTCCGCGTCATTCGAAACTGGACGCACGTACAACACCACCATTCTTTTGACAGAGCGACCGCCCGCAAACGATTTGGCTGGGCGGCAACGGATTTCGTAGCACTCCACGCGGGCAATATGGGGGTCAAGCAGGGGTTGGAGAACGTCATTGATACCGCGCGCCTGGCTGGACGTAGCGGAAGCGATGTTCGTTTCGTCTTGCTGGGCAACGGTAACCAGCGGCGAACCCTCGAATCCAAAGGTATGGGCATCGACAGGCTGCAGTTCCTGGAGCCGCTTCCGGACCGCGACTACTCCGAGGCGCTCCGATCCGCCGACGTCCTGCTGGTCAACGAGCGCCCGGGTGTCAAAGAGATGTCAGTGCCGAGCAAGCTGACGAGTTACTTCGTGACCGGTCTTCCGATTATTGCCGCCACTGAAGCAGGCAGCGCAACAGCCCACGAGTTATTGGCCGCAGGGGCCGGGATCCGGGCTGAGTGCGGATCACCCGGAGACCTGGTGGCAGCCATCGAGCGTCTCCGCAAGGACCCTGAAACCGCCAAAGACTTCGGTGCTGCAGGCCGGCAGTACAGCGACAGGGTTCTTACCGAAGAGGTGGCAGTGGAGAGCTACGTCGAGTGGTTGAGCGATCTGGCGTCGCGAAAGCGACTGCGCTGA
- a CDS encoding DapH/DapD/GlmU-related protein yields the protein MDLAGFTGAGYHKGRGLLWQAAWFAVQNLVFSTWWCPSSLRVRILRAFGASVGQGVKVRHGVKIHWPWKLKIGDNVWIGVDAWILNLEPVTIGSDCCISQNVFICTGSHSYDSPTFEFDNAPIVVGDGSWIGARATVLRGVEIGASCLVGAGALVVKNLQPGTRLLAPTGTAWPAVKAKADGAPH from the coding sequence ATGGATCTGGCCGGGTTCACCGGGGCCGGCTACCACAAAGGCCGCGGACTACTCTGGCAAGCGGCCTGGTTCGCCGTTCAAAATCTTGTCTTCAGCACCTGGTGGTGCCCGTCATCATTGCGGGTTCGAATCCTCAGGGCTTTTGGTGCCTCCGTCGGGCAAGGTGTAAAAGTCCGCCATGGAGTCAAAATCCATTGGCCGTGGAAGCTGAAAATCGGTGACAACGTGTGGATCGGAGTCGATGCCTGGATCCTCAATCTTGAGCCTGTCACCATTGGTTCCGATTGCTGCATCTCGCAAAATGTCTTCATTTGCACCGGCAGCCATTCGTACGACTCCCCAACTTTTGAGTTCGATAACGCTCCGATTGTGGTTGGTGACGGCAGCTGGATAGGAGCCCGCGCAACAGTGCTGCGCGGCGTGGAAATCGGCGCTTCGTGCCTGGTGGGAGCCGGCGCATTGGTAGTGAAGAACCTACAGCCCGGGACACGCCTGCTGGCACCGACGGGCACTGCATGGCCCGCCGTGAAAGCCAAGGCAGACGGAGCGCCGCATTGA
- a CDS encoding oligosaccharide flippase family protein, with protein sequence MSLATAPILAQSLGVAGRGELAAGMAPMLFAVAIGALGIPEALTFYVAKQARGARRAVRRAFWILTLLGLAAAALVALSASLLSDGNLEIEQLIFLTAILTVPTFWASIPNSVLAGNHAWRLSARIDLALSVLRLVALSALAAAHLLTPQAATIVMLGFPLLKGLVTLPFLIMYRRGWRNATAARVRLFNYGSRLWVGSLAGVVLLRLDQLLMVPFGNAAQLGLYSVAVSLGEIPALLSGAVRNVVFSSDAEDSHQRDDGERLQQTSRLTAAATGLAAVAIGLVLPWAIPTFFGTAFNDAVPVCWVILAAVSLGTTGSVAGAGLSARGRPGLRSFGMVIGALLNTATLLAAVPALGAMGAALATLAGSVVAGTMNIVWLRTHFGMAMRGFYGLRRMDFQLVRTTIKHLTGKKNVHAVSS encoded by the coding sequence ATGTCACTGGCTACGGCTCCAATTCTGGCCCAATCCCTCGGTGTTGCCGGCCGGGGAGAGCTAGCTGCCGGAATGGCTCCCATGCTGTTCGCGGTGGCAATCGGCGCACTTGGCATTCCAGAGGCGCTCACTTTCTATGTTGCCAAGCAGGCGCGGGGCGCCCGAAGGGCAGTTAGACGGGCCTTTTGGATTCTCACACTCTTAGGGCTGGCAGCAGCGGCCCTTGTGGCGCTAAGCGCATCTCTCCTCTCCGATGGAAACCTGGAGATTGAACAGCTCATCTTCCTTACGGCGATCCTGACCGTTCCCACCTTCTGGGCCTCAATACCGAACAGTGTCCTGGCCGGGAACCACGCATGGAGGCTATCGGCAAGGATTGATCTGGCCCTGTCGGTCCTCCGGCTTGTTGCGCTGTCCGCCCTGGCAGCAGCACATCTTTTGACCCCGCAGGCAGCGACGATAGTGATGCTGGGCTTCCCCCTATTGAAGGGCCTGGTGACTCTGCCGTTCCTCATCATGTATCGGCGCGGGTGGAGAAATGCCACCGCTGCAAGGGTGCGGCTGTTCAACTATGGAAGTCGTCTGTGGGTGGGCTCCCTGGCAGGTGTGGTTCTTTTGCGCCTCGACCAGCTTCTGATGGTTCCGTTCGGGAACGCTGCACAGCTCGGACTCTACTCGGTGGCGGTCAGTTTGGGTGAGATCCCCGCCCTGCTCTCCGGAGCGGTGCGAAACGTCGTCTTTTCCTCCGACGCGGAGGACTCCCACCAGCGCGACGACGGAGAGCGTCTGCAACAGACTTCACGCTTGACGGCGGCAGCCACTGGGTTGGCGGCCGTCGCAATCGGCCTGGTCCTTCCTTGGGCCATCCCCACGTTTTTCGGTACGGCTTTCAATGACGCCGTACCGGTGTGTTGGGTAATTCTTGCGGCAGTGTCCTTGGGCACCACCGGTTCCGTCGCGGGCGCCGGTCTGAGCGCTCGTGGCCGGCCCGGGCTGCGCAGCTTCGGAATGGTCATTGGGGCGCTGCTCAACACCGCCACTCTCTTGGCGGCAGTACCCGCCCTCGGCGCGATGGGAGCTGCGTTGGCCACTTTGGCCGGCAGTGTCGTCGCCGGCACCATGAACATCGTCTGGCTACGGACGCATTTCGGCATGGCAATGCGGGGCTTCTACGGACTCAGGCGGATGGATTTCCAACTGGTCCGCACCACGATCAAACACCTGACAGGAAAGAAGAACGTACATGCCGTCTCCTCATAA